The proteins below are encoded in one region of Gemmatimonadaceae bacterium:
- a CDS encoding ABC transporter permease, translated as MIRRFPGLRRLLHIERGRATVDRAVDDELRFHFDMTMRELMAGGMNPEEARRETQRRFGDVQRTRERLTTIDRSRVGQEQRAEWWSAFAQDLRYALRGLRLKPWFAVAVILTLGLGIGANAAMFGIVDRLLFRPPPFLDAPARESRIYLMRSIRGTETSQSFTGYRRYLDLRETTTSFDAMTPYYVNKAAIGTGEATLEMNVAISGSDLWKMFAIKPAIGRFFTAEEDVPPAGTRVAVLSYSYWQTEFGGRKEALGTLMDIGPAKYTIVGVAPDGFNGFELDPVVAFIPISAENAAVGRGGPENPWYSTYNMTWFEVFARRRPGVTEAAATTDLTNAYRQSYRKQTEANPKNQPYALTKPHAMVGPVLRDRGPNERSDAKVASWLIGVAGMVLLIACANVANLLLARALKRRREIAVRIALGVSRGRLLMQLLTESLLLAILGGGLGIAIAQWGGIAMRRLLLGQDDSGPSAFADSRLLLFAIALALMAGILTGLVPAFQTGRGDVASALKAGSREGVVHRSRLRVGLLIVQAALSVMLLIGAGLFLRSLSNVENVHMGYDADRLLYVGMNARGVKRDSLQNSALRRALLAKAQSLPGVEHATLALTVPFRSSWDFSIYVAGIDSTQRLGSFTLQAGSQDFFATMGTRILRGRSFNSTDGEHAPLVMVASESMVKALWPNQDAIGKCVRINADTAPCTTVVGIAEDVRRQSMAETQMHYYMPADQFNPNIGGLFVRTRGLAADKGEEVRRALQSLMDGGSYVTVTPMTTIIASQIRSWKLGALMFSVFGALALVLAAIGLYSVIAYNVTQRTHEMGVRVALGAQPRDVIRLIVNEGLRIVLPGVALGAVLALVAGRWIAPLLFQVSPKDPPVLVGVVTILVAVATVASWLPARRAARVDPNEALRAD; from the coding sequence ATGATTCGCCGATTTCCCGGCTTGAGACGGCTGCTGCACATCGAGCGCGGACGCGCGACGGTGGATCGCGCCGTCGACGACGAGCTGCGCTTTCACTTCGACATGACGATGAGGGAGCTCATGGCAGGCGGAATGAACCCCGAGGAGGCGCGCCGCGAGACGCAACGGCGCTTCGGCGACGTGCAACGCACGCGCGAGCGCCTGACGACCATCGACCGCTCGCGCGTCGGACAGGAACAGCGCGCCGAGTGGTGGAGCGCGTTCGCGCAGGACCTTCGGTACGCGCTGCGCGGGCTTCGCCTCAAACCGTGGTTCGCCGTCGCCGTGATCTTGACGCTCGGGCTGGGCATCGGCGCGAACGCGGCGATGTTCGGTATCGTCGACCGTTTGCTTTTCCGACCGCCGCCATTCTTGGACGCGCCCGCGCGCGAATCGCGGATCTATCTCATGCGGTCCATCCGGGGGACCGAAACGTCCCAAAGCTTCACGGGCTACCGCCGTTATCTCGACCTGCGCGAAACCACGACGTCGTTCGATGCGATGACGCCGTACTACGTGAACAAGGCGGCGATCGGTACCGGCGAAGCGACTTTGGAAATGAATGTCGCGATAAGCGGTTCGGATCTGTGGAAGATGTTCGCGATCAAGCCGGCGATCGGCAGGTTCTTCACTGCCGAGGAGGATGTTCCGCCGGCGGGCACCCGAGTCGCCGTGCTTTCCTACTCGTACTGGCAAACGGAGTTCGGCGGCCGGAAAGAGGCGCTCGGCACGTTGATGGACATCGGTCCGGCGAAGTACACGATCGTCGGCGTCGCGCCTGACGGGTTCAATGGATTCGAGCTCGACCCCGTCGTCGCGTTCATCCCCATCTCCGCCGAGAACGCCGCGGTGGGACGCGGCGGTCCGGAGAATCCGTGGTACAGCACGTACAACATGACGTGGTTCGAGGTTTTCGCGCGCCGGAGACCCGGAGTGACCGAAGCCGCCGCCACTACGGATCTCACGAACGCGTACCGCCAGAGCTATCGGAAACAGACCGAGGCGAACCCGAAGAACCAACCGTACGCGCTCACCAAGCCGCACGCGATGGTGGGACCCGTGTTGCGAGACCGCGGACCCAACGAGCGAAGCGACGCGAAAGTCGCGAGCTGGCTGATCGGCGTCGCGGGAATGGTGCTACTCATCGCCTGCGCCAACGTCGCGAATCTTCTGCTCGCCCGCGCGCTCAAACGTCGCCGCGAGATCGCGGTGCGCATCGCGCTCGGTGTCAGCCGCGGACGACTCTTGATGCAACTGCTCACCGAGAGTTTGCTGTTGGCGATTCTCGGCGGCGGCTTGGGAATCGCGATCGCGCAGTGGGGTGGTATCGCGATGAGGCGGCTGTTGCTTGGGCAGGACGATTCGGGGCCCTCGGCATTCGCCGACTCTCGGCTTCTTCTCTTCGCCATCGCCCTTGCACTCATGGCGGGAATCCTGACCGGCCTCGTGCCCGCCTTTCAAACCGGCAGGGGAGACGTCGCTTCCGCGCTCAAGGCCGGTTCGAGAGAGGGCGTCGTGCATCGATCACGTCTCCGTGTTGGGCTGTTGATCGTGCAAGCGGCGCTCTCCGTCATGCTGCTGATCGGTGCCGGCCTTTTTCTGCGCAGCCTCTCGAACGTCGAGAACGTGCACATGGGGTACGACGCCGACCGGCTGCTGTACGTCGGCATGAACGCGCGCGGCGTGAAGCGCGACTCGCTGCAGAACAGCGCGCTGCGCCGCGCACTGCTCGCCAAGGCGCAATCGCTCCCCGGCGTCGAGCACGCGACGTTGGCGCTCACCGTTCCCTTCCGCTCATCGTGGGACTTTTCCATCTACGTGGCCGGCATCGATTCGACCCAGCGACTGGGCAGCTTCACGTTGCAGGCGGGCTCGCAGGATTTCTTCGCGACGATGGGGACGCGCATTCTGCGCGGCCGCTCGTTCAACTCGACCGACGGCGAGCACGCGCCGCTCGTGATGGTCGCGAGCGAGTCGATGGTGAAAGCGCTCTGGCCGAACCAAGACGCGATCGGCAAGTGCGTGCGCATCAACGCGGACACGGCGCCCTGCACCACCGTAGTCGGAATCGCCGAAGACGTCCGGCGGCAGAGCATGGCGGAAACGCAGATGCACTACTACATGCCCGCCGACCAGTTCAACCCGAACATCGGGGGACTCTTCGTTCGTACGCGCGGACTCGCGGCTGACAAGGGTGAGGAGGTCCGGCGCGCGCTTCAGTCGCTCATGGACGGCGGCTCGTACGTGACCGTGACACCGATGACGACCATCATCGCCAGCCAGATTCGCTCGTGGAAGCTCGGCGCGCTGATGTTCTCCGTGTTCGGCGCGCTGGCCCTCGTGCTCGCGGCGATCGGTCTCTACAGCGTGATCGCGTACAACGTCACGCAGCGCACCCACGAGATGGGTGTGCGTGTCGCGCTCGGCGCGCAGCCGCGCGACGTGATCCGTTTGATCGTCAACGAGGGGCTTCGCATCGTACTGCCCGGGGTCGCCCTCGGAGCGGTGCTGGCCCTGGTCGCCGGAAGGTGGATCGCTCCGCTGCTGTTCCAGGTTTCGCCGAAGGATCCGCCGGTGCTCGTCGGCGTGGTGACGATTCTCGTCGCGGTGGCGACGGTCGCGAGCTGGCTACCGGCGCGACGCGCGGCTCGCGTCGATCCGAACGAAGCGTTGAGAGCGGACTAG